From Natator depressus isolate rNatDep1 chromosome 7, rNatDep2.hap1, whole genome shotgun sequence, the proteins below share one genomic window:
- the DPP3 gene encoding dipeptidyl peptidase 3 — protein sequence MVDSQYVLPNDVGLALLDCSEAFRLLLRSERLYAHYLSRACWYGGLVVLLQTSPEAPAIYVLLSRLFRAQDPDQLGELARSAGLTDLEYQAFLVYAAGIFSNMGNYKSFGDTKFVPNLPKDKLRQLIWQSQAFQERPEEMESLWDRCGELMFSLDPQQRQLGLREKGTTTYFSGNCCLEDAQLAQKFLDSQNISAYNTRLFKEKDKAGQTCYEVRLASVLGTDAPVDHELAPKLRCFEFEGCTFRVTRGDYAPLLERVVENLQRTKAHAANTNQERMLEHYIHSFTQGSIAAHKEGSRSWIRDKGPIVESYIGFIESYRDPYGSRGEFEGFVAVVNKAMSAKFARLVESAEQLLLELPWPRAFEKDTFLTPDFTSLDVLTFAGSGIPAGINIPNYDDIRQTEGFKNVSLGNVLSVAYATQKDKLTFLAEEDKDLYIKWKGPSFEVQVGLHELLGHGSGKLFVQEEKGTCNFDREAVINPETGELIQSWYRGGETWDSKFSTIASSYEECRAECVGLYLCLNKDVLRIFELEGEDAEDVIYINWLNMVRAGLLGLEFYTPETGTWRQAHMQARFVILRVLLEAGEGLVSLQHTTGADGKPDALITLNRNKILPVGKPAIERFLRRLQVLKSTADVAGGRALYEGFSAVTDEGPERFLSLRDTVLLRKEARKMFVQANTRLEGEDVTLVQYEGTAAGLIRSFSERFPEDAELLERHLLELSDGNAHFWASQG from the exons ATGGTTGACTCACAGTATGTGCTGCCCAACGATGTGGGGCTGGCGCTCCTGGACTGCAGCGAGGCCTTCCGGCTGCTGCTGCGGAGCGAGCGGCTCTACGCCCACTATCTGTCACGTGCCTGCTGGTACGGGGGGCTGGTTGTGCTGCTCCAGACCTCACCTGAGGCACCAGCCATCTATGTGCTGCTCTCTCGGCTCTTCCGTGCCCAGGACCCTGACCAGCTGGGGGAATTGGCGCGCTCCGCTGGCCTCACTGACCTGGAGTACCAG GCGTTCCTGGTTTATGCCGCTGGCATCTTTTCCAACATGGGGAACTACAAATCTTTTGGGGACACCAAGTTTGTGCccaacttgcccaag GACAAGCTCCGGCAGCTGatctggcagagccaggcatTCCAGGAGCGGCCAGAGGAGATGGAGTCGCTGTGGGACAGGTGTGGGGAGCTGATGTTCTCGCTGGACCCGCAGCAGAGACAGCTGGGGCTCAGAGAGAAG GGCACCACGACCTATTTCTCTGGGAACTGCTGTTTGGAGGATGCCCAGCTAGCCCAGAAATTCCTCGACTCGCAG AACATCAGTGCCTACAACACGCGGCTCTTCAAGGAGAAGGACAAGGCAGGGCAGACATGCTATGAGGTGCGGCTGGCATCAGTGCTGGGCACTG atgCACCTGTCGACCATGAGCTGGCCCCCAAACTGCGTTGCTTTGAGTTTGAGGGCTGCACGTTCCGCGTGACCCGCGGGGACTACGCACCCCTGCTGGAGAGAGTGGTGGAGAACCTACAGCGCACCAAG GCTCATGCTGCCAACACCAACCAGGAGCGCATGCTGGAGCATTACATCCATAGCTTCACGCAGGGCTCCATTGCGGCCCACAAGGAAGGTTCCCGCAGCTGGATCCGTGACAAGGGGCCTATTGTCGAAAG TTACATCGGCTTTATTGAAAGCTACCGAGACCCCTATGGCTCCCGGGGGGAGTTTGAAG GATTTGTGGCCGTCGTGAACAAGGCCATGAGTGCCAAGTTTGCGCGGCTGGTGGAGtcagctgagcagctgctgctggagctgccctggccccgtgccttCGAGAAGGACACCTTCCTCACGCCGGACTTCACCTCGCTGGACGTGCTGACATTCGCAGGCAGTGGGATCCCGGCTGGCATCAACATCCCCAACT ATGACGACATCCGCCAGACTGAAGGTTTCAAGAATGTATCCCTGGGCAACGTGCTGTCAGTGGCCTATGCCACCCAGAAGGACAAACTGACCTTCCTCGCTGAGGAGGACAAG GACCTGTACATTAAGTGGAAGGGGCCATCATTTGAGGTGCAGGTCGGGCTGCACGAGCTGCTGGGGCATGGCAGTGGGAAGCTCTTTGTGCAG GAGGAGAAGGGCACCTGTAACTTCGACAGGGAGGCTGTGATCAACCCGGAGACGGGGGAACTg atccaGAGCTGGTACCGGGGTGGTGAGACATGGGACAGCAAGTTCTCCACCATCGCGTCGAGCTACGAGGAGTGTCGGGCTGAGTGTGTGGGGCTCTACCTCTGCCTCAACAAGGACGTGCTCCG gatTTTTGAGCTGGAAGGCGAGGATGCGGAAGATGTGATCTACATCAACTGGCTGAACATGGTGCGGGCTGGGCTGCTAGGGCTGGAGTTCTACACCCCTGAGACTGGCACCTGGCGCCAg GCTCACATGCAGGCGCGCTTTGTGATCTTGCGGGTGCTGCTGGAGGCGGGCGAGGGGCTGGTGTCGCTGCAACACACCACGGGCGCTGACGGCAAACCCGATGCACTCATCACTCTCAACCGCAACAAGATCCTGCCTGTGGGGAAGCCAGCCATCGAGCGGTTCCTGCGCAGGCTGCag GTGCTGAAGTCGACGGCGGATGTGGCGGGGGGCCGGGCGCTCTATGAGGGTTTCTCAGCCGTGACAGACGAGGGGCCTGAGAGATTCCTGAGCCTGCGGGACACCGTGCTGCTACGCAAGGAGGCACGCAAGATGTTTGTGCAGGCCAACACCCGCCTGGAAG gCGAGGATGTGACCCTGGTGCAGTATGAGGGTACCGCGGCCGGATTGATCCGCTCCTTCTCTGAGCGATTCCCTGAGGATGCTGAGCTCTTGGAGCGCCATCTGCTGGAGCTGTCGGACGGCAACGCCCACTTCTGGGCAAGCCAGGGCTGA